A region from the Desulfomarina profundi genome encodes:
- a CDS encoding glycosyltransferase codes for MKVGVLTASISRKAGGLFWSVRSLTTEISSLNCSVHVFSITDDFSHKDSQHWQISELNIMGRRGPASFSYAPELKKTLQAANLDIIHTHGLWMYPSVAATRWSNDSGRPFVISPRGMLDPWAIRNSRWKKRVAGLLYEHAHLRNAACLHALCHSEYEAIRGYGLTNPVAIIPNGVNLPKCSSTRLAAPDWRSDLPPNGKILLYLGRIHPKKGLVNLLHAWKDIQGKNYTAQKQWHLVIAGWDQHSHEKQLKKLATDLNINKYIHFVGPLFDERKTTAMANADAFILPSYSEGLPMAVLEAWSHALPVIMTPQCNLPEGFSAGAAVKTHPDPSSISQSLVELFITHEDDLQIMGSRGFKLVKEKFMWPGVASQMLEVYDWVLGHTTRPSCVKLD; via the coding sequence ATGAAAGTCGGTGTTCTAACAGCATCAATATCCAGAAAAGCAGGTGGCCTTTTCTGGTCGGTTCGCTCACTCACGACCGAAATATCTTCATTGAATTGTTCAGTTCATGTTTTCAGTATTACAGATGATTTTTCACACAAAGATTCTCAACACTGGCAAATATCTGAACTGAATATAATGGGCCGCCGTGGCCCTGCTTCTTTCAGTTATGCCCCTGAATTGAAAAAAACTCTGCAGGCAGCCAATTTAGATATAATCCATACCCATGGATTATGGATGTATCCCTCGGTGGCAGCTACGCGGTGGTCTAACGATTCCGGTCGTCCATTTGTTATTTCACCTCGTGGAATGCTCGATCCCTGGGCAATCCGTAATTCCCGGTGGAAAAAACGGGTGGCCGGATTGTTATACGAACATGCTCATCTGCGCAATGCGGCCTGCCTGCATGCCCTGTGTCATTCCGAATATGAAGCTATCAGAGGATATGGCTTAACCAATCCTGTCGCAATAATCCCCAATGGCGTAAACTTACCCAAATGCTCTTCTACCAGATTAGCAGCACCGGACTGGCGCTCCGATTTACCTCCGAACGGGAAAATACTCTTGTATCTCGGAAGAATTCATCCCAAAAAAGGATTAGTCAATTTACTCCACGCATGGAAAGATATTCAAGGCAAGAATTATACTGCACAAAAACAATGGCATCTGGTCATTGCTGGATGGGATCAACATTCCCACGAGAAACAACTTAAAAAATTGGCAACAGATTTGAATATCAATAAATATATTCATTTTGTCGGTCCCCTGTTTGATGAGCGGAAAACAACAGCCATGGCCAATGCTGATGCCTTTATTCTACCCTCTTACAGTGAAGGGTTGCCCATGGCAGTGCTGGAGGCCTGGTCCCATGCTCTGCCGGTAATAATGACTCCCCAATGTAATTTACCGGAAGGTTTTTCAGCCGGTGCTGCCGTAAAAACTCACCCTGACCCTTCCAGTATCAGTCAATCTCTTGTAGAGCTGTTTATCACGCATGAAGATGACTTACAGATTATGGGGAGCAGAGGTTTCAAACTTGTGAAAGAAAAATTCATGTGGCCCGGGGTTGCTTCTCAAATGCTTGAAGTTTATGATTGGGTACTGGGGCATACAACTCGTCCCAGCTGCGTTAAACTGGATTAA